Within the Longimicrobium sp. genome, the region CACCGAGGCGGAGTTCCTGGCGCAGATTGCCGAGGCTGACGCGAGAGCAGCGGAAGAGGACCGGACAGAACCGCGCGCTCGCGCCGCGTCGTTCGATCCCGCAACAAGGCGCGTGCGCGTCGAACTCAAGAACGGCTGCGTGTTCGAGTTCCCGGCCGACCTGGGGCAGGGTTTGCGCGGCGCCTCTGCCGAAGACTTGGCGCAGATCAAGGTTTTCCCCGGCGGAATCGGTTTACGCTGGGATAC harbors:
- a CDS encoding DUF2442 domain-containing protein; this encodes MVARKRFTEAEFLAQIAEADARAAEEDRTEPRARAASFDPATRRVRVELKNGCVFEFPADLGQGLRGASAEDLAQIKVFPGGIGLRWDT